Part of the Procambarus clarkii isolate CNS0578487 chromosome 20, FALCON_Pclarkii_2.0, whole genome shotgun sequence genome, AGTAGAGCAAGAggccggggaaggggggggggatgatggacACTCAACCGAGTCGACGACATGTGGGGAAATGATCCCTACCTGTTCGATTGAACCTAACCTTTAAGGTTATGTGTGACGAAACATTCCTACCCGAGTATAGGCAAGAGGTAAGCACCTTGCAGTCTATCATCTATACTAACTCtcgctccaccaccaacaccacacactccccaacacctccctcaccaccatcaccaccacatactCGTCACCACCCAAACCAATCtctacctcactaccaccactctaaTCACtaccaacctcaccaccacctacacccacccctaccaccacctacctcacctctaccaccaccacctacccccatcaccacctacccaacccccaccacctaccccacccccaccacctaccccacccccaccacctacccccatcaccacctaccccacccccaccaccacctatctCACTCCCACCACCCtaatcaccacctccaccctcatcaccacctacccccccctacccccctacccctacccccccccccccacctaccccccccccaccaccatctccccccaCACTCCTGCATTAACCCACAAGGCTTCACAGCTCCCCTCCACCTCCACAACCTCTTTCTCTTACCAATCTTTAACATGgatttgtatttatttaattattatttagtcTACCATTTCTATAGTTTTGATTTAGTtatgtattttttattatattaaaaACATTGTGTTACTGTCGTTCTTGTATGTTTGTTCCCCCCAAGAGGTAAGGGTAAGATAATTTAGTAATTCAGGAGAGAGGGTAAGGCCCCTGCGATTATATTACACTTGAAAAGTCTGtggggacaaggagcttggatagaacagagggaaggaatggtgaccaaccattTCCACCATCGAGGATTGAACGTGGACCTGCAAGAAACGAGGACGTTGCTATGCCAACCACTCAACGTGATTAGGTCCCCCACGAATATAGTTAATTTGTAAATAAATTACCAAACTCAcctttaacacccccccccccctttttacacaggtgagtacaggaacagacgacttctgactcctgttagcaggctgagagccttACCATGCTAGTTTCCCCTAGAACAAGATCCGCCAATTGGTTAGCAACCCGGtatccaattactgctgggtaaacaggggcgaacagttaaggactggcgcccagtcaatcctccctggccaggactcgaacctcGACACAGAATGGTAACCAGACCAAGTGACACAAACATCAGAAAAACATCGTGATTAAGACTCGCAAACAAATGAAATAGAGTCGATGAATAAGATGCTGTAGGTATAGACTGCACAGTTTTCTGTGTAAATGTGacactaagagagagagagagagagagagagagagagagagagagagagagagagagagagagagagagagagagagagagagagagagagagagagagagagagaaagtgaactatcaggggaaagtgccaagccattacgaaaatatagccctgggaaggggtcaggataaggatttgggatgggacagggggaaggaatggtgcccaaccacttggatggttggggattgaacgctgacctgcatgaagcgagaccgtcgctctaccgtccagcccaagtgattgggagagagagagagagagagagagagagagagagagagagagagacagagacagagagagagagagagagagagagagagagagagagagagagagagagagagaggagatagagatagagatagagagagagagatagagagactatTAGTCTCCTACAGCCAGCCACAGCAGGAGCAGAAACCATCCCACCATGATGGGATGCTTGTGAGCTGTGAGCAGCCGACAAAGGTGTCCCATGATGGCCGTAAAGGAACAGAACAGGAAATGAAAGGATATCGAGGAACACTATaggcttcccttccttcccttcagttggttcccttcccttcccctcccttcctcacTGTCCGATGGGcgatgtgtgtggggtgtgttcaAGAATATTCTTGCATGGGTCCAAAGTCTGAGGTCCACTAATGTGTAGCTCCTCTGTCACTTAAGTGCTggttgagtgtttatgactcgtgtgttcccttgtgtgtgtgtgtgtgtgtgtgtgtgtgtgtgtgtgtgtgtgtgtttaggtgggacacacacacacataatgacaAAGCTTCCAAATGGGTTACAGAGACGAGTGTTGTTCGAAGaaccaatttcatttttatagcaaaaaCGCCACTCGTCACTTTCCAAGACTTTCCCCACAGCCAAGCAGAAATTTATGGATGTTCAGGAAGGCAAGACTTTTAGGGGGCACAGTCATTGTAAGGCTTATCGCGACACAGTCAATATAAGGCTTATCGCGACACAGTCAATATAAGGCTTATCGCGACACAGTCAATATAAGGCTTATCGCGACACAGTCAATATAAGGCTTATCGCGACAGTCAATGTAAGGTTCAAGGTGGAATAAACAGTATAAGACTTAGGGgaggtatacatatatatacacagagaagTGTATttggcttctcggtgtatatacacagtataCTTCAGCTCTGGACTATTTAtctaggactaaagtaaacttgcTGGATGATTAGTAAGGACTTGTGgatgccttaataaccctcctgagATGGCTGGGGTATTAATAACCCCCCTGAGGTTGATGGGAATTAATAACCCCTCCAGAGATTGCTGGAGtattaataaccctccatagggTGATGGGAATTAATAACTCTTCCAGAGATTGCTGGGgtattaataaccctccagaggctgatcagtattaataaccctccagagattgctGGGgtattaataaccctccagaggctgatcagtattaataaccctccagagattgctGGGgtattaataaccctccagagggtgatgggaattaataaccctccagtagTTCTTAGATAACACAAACAAAACCTGGAACTAAAGaaaaacctggtagtgtctccttTCTTTGTCTCTGTTCTAATGTTTCTCACCTAATGACTCAAAATTATTTATGTGTGGACAGATATTCAGGCAACTGGGCATACTTCTGTTCAAATTCTAACTCTTTTGAACGAAGGCTTTGATGTGGAATCCTAGTGAATgcattttgaaaatcaatgtatgTCGTATGCTGTCCTTGCTTTCATTATTGTTGTACAAAATATCACACAATAAATAAAGATTTGATTAAAACGCGTGATTTATATAAGCCAATTTCTTTAAATTTGGTGATTATCGATAAAGATTGTTGTATTTAATCAAAGTTTTTATttcagtttttatttttttatttcagaGTTTACTAATAAAATTGAGCTAATATTAAATAGTTACAAGGATATGCCCTGTtaccatatatttttttaatctaTTTCAATTTTGAAAGCTTCCAATTCCGCCAAATTTCCCATTTCGAGACATTATACAGCATGGTCAAGATTGTCAAAATTTGTTACATTATTTCATGTTTTGAAATAGAATTTGTCAAGGTAAACATatctattaattttatttaatgaaGCCCACTTATCTCAAATGTTCATAAATCGAAGAAATGTTTTTTAATCACAATTtcttgtaaattaaataaatgtTTCATTGCAAATGTTTGTTTATTGAATTAAGTTTTCATGGGAAATGTTCGTAATTTTAAGAACGTTTTCAACTGAAAATGTTCGTATACAGTTTTAATAGCAGATTTAGGTAAATTACAGACAATCGTCATCACAAACAATATAACTGGAAACAATTTAATACTATAAGGTAAATTTAAATTCAAAAACAAATATTTAATCTTGCCTACACATACGTTATCGTCAGCAAAGTTGCAAACAATTTTCCATGAACAAATTTTGCTCAAGGAACAATAAATCTCCTACAAGCTTGCAGCTTAAATCTTATAAAAAGAATACAGATTACAAGCTGTATTCTTTCAAGAATACAGCTTGTAATAAGAATGTATTCTTACAAGATTCTTCCGCTAAGTTCTActcttttaaactgaaaataataATGATGCTTACCCAGATGAATGTGTgctcatattcatagaaaagtgtatTCTGATTCATCAGGCTGATTATATCTTTATCGTTATCAACTGTATGCAAATTTTCTTTATTGCAATGAAACAcgaatacttaaaaaaaaaatgggtgtATATTTTACTAAGCTTTTTCAATCTTTGTAAAGCTTTTTATTTTGCCATGTCGTTCAGCACTTTTTTGTTTAATGTGAGGTGCTTTGGAAAATAAAATCTAGTTTCTTTTTCTGGTAATATTTTCTTTATTCTggacatttatatttattagaaattaatatttttaatatccAACTTTTAAAGTTTATTTCCGGCTAAATTAACACTCCCAATCAAAAGAAAATCGAGAATATTTACGTTCGTTATAGATTCTTGAATAGGTCAACACAGtgcagaaaaaaaagaaaaaagttcaAGTTACAGCAAATTGCCTTTTAACATACATTGTTTTTGCTTCTACAGCTATCACAGAATTCTGTAAACACACATTAACATTTTCTACTCCATATTTTTATGTTAATTCTGAAATGAAATTATtgcagcctctgaatcattcaacTTATCTAAGCTCTTGATCTTATCTTGAAGGAGAGTAGTTCGTACCACAAAATGACATATGTAGAGTTTGTACATATGGAcagctgtaccacacacactcgGTGATGTGGTATATAGATACTCGAGCCAAACCTTTGCTCAGCTGACAATTTGTTGCCTTTCACATGCCGAGTTTTCTTGGTTAAATATGAAGGCGGATTCTTTAGATAAATTAGATGAATTTGAACCCTTATATGGCGCTCTGATACTGAACCCATTTTAGAGCCCTGAGGGTAGAGTCTTATGTGAGCACCTGTTGGAGAACCTTTGTGTTGATGCCTTAGGTGTTGATGTCTTAGGTGTTGATGTCTTAGGTGTTGATGTCTTAGGTGTTGATGCCTTAGGTGTTGATGTCTTAGGTGTTGATGTCTTAGGTGTTGATGCCTTAGGTGTTGATGTCTTAGGTGTTGATGCCTTAGGTGTTGATGCCTTAGGTGTTGATGTCTTAGGTGTTGATGCCTTAGGTGTTGATGTCTTAGGTGTTGATGTCTTAGGTGTTGATGCCTTAGGTGTTGATGCCTTAGGTGTTGATGTCTTAGGTGTTGATGTCTTAGGTGTTGATGTCTTAGGTGTTGATGTCTTAGGTGTTGATGCCTTAGGTGTTGATGCCTTAGGTGTTGATGCCTTAGGTGTTGATGCCTTAGGTGTTGATGCCTTAGGTGTTGATGCCTTAGGTGTTGATGTCTTAGGTGTTGATGTCTTAGGTGTTGATGTCTTATGGGGTGAGAGGCAATTCTCTATAGGTGGAAGGCCTCTTGTGCAGCCCCTGAATGAGAAAGTTCCCTGAAAAGCGTTCACAGTCCTTTAGAGATCCCTCTAGAGCCCCTGTCGGTGAAGGTGGCCCTAGAAAAGAGTCCCTGGTGAACCTCCGGAAGGTGGAGAGAGGCTCCTAGTCTGTGTCCACCTGTGAGGGTGATGGGCGGAGCTGCCTGCCTTCCGGAGATCAATACCCCAGTACCTCCAGGGCCCCGctacgccccccaccaccaccccccttttCCGCTACCCCCACCAATCCTCTCCTCAtcctaccccctccctcccttcgcaCCCCCACTACGCCTCTCCTCCTACCCATTTCTACCCTTCgtaccccccatcacccccccccttccaccgaTCTAtccacaactaagccatctaCTCTCAAGCCAGCAGCTGTAATACATCATTCACACGGGATCTTGCTAAACATTATGTTACAGAGCAACACATTACAGAATTGGAATTGAATTACATTCGAGATAACAACACACAGACAAACGCACGAGTGAGTTCGAGCGATTCCCGCCTCGTCTTAGtcatgttccacacatacaaagtaTCTACAACATATAAATACAGATCTCTGCCCTGGCCACAAGCAATAAGTTGACCCAGCTGATCAGACACTGAAaccctgccacccccccccccctccccgttctCACTGGACCGACTGCAGCAACCATTCCACCAATTGTCACCAGCTTGTAACacccaaggaacacacacacaccctagcttGTAACACCCatggaacacacacacatcagctaGCAGCACAAGAACAGCCGGAACAACAGTCAGCTCACTCTCACTATACGTACTCtacacagacaccatcaccacaaagtGCCATATAAGATTGGCAGATCCCCACACCCGCCTCTGACTCAACACTGACTTAACCAGTCAACAGTGAAACAGTCAACAGTGAAACAGTCAACAGTGAAACAGTCAACAGTGAAACAGTCTACACCACGACACTTATCAACACTGCTTTCAATTAAACTTATAAATGGTCATAAACAAAAACTAAAACAAATTGAAAAAACAAATTCTATTCagtcccccatatatatatatatatatatatatatatatatatatatatatatatgatatttcTTGCCCAATCATTATAAAAAATACTTATAATGATATAAAGgccaatattatatattaaaaatgttAAGAGGCTTAGGACGAGACAAATGTTATCAATTATTTATGAATGTAACTAGTCGAAATATTCATCAAATAATTGTATATTTTGGTCATAAAGTCTGATTAAAAAAATGCTGGTACGAATAACTCCATTTTCCCTACGCCCGACGGTACGTCATTATTTAGTTGGAGTAAATGTATAAATATTCGACAGTTTTGCAGGCATAAATGTTGGAAAGTTTTATCAGGAATAAAGTAACAGGTGTTGAGGTAAATGGATCCACGTTtcggtcacacaaaattattattaAGGTTAAGTAGCAGCTCAAGTAGCAGCTCAAGTAGCAGCTCAAGTAACAGCTCAAGTAGCAGCTTAAGTAGCTGCTGGTGATATAAATACATGCAGCCCACTCGATCCACAACCCTCTCGACCCCCAGCCCATCTCTCTTGACCCCCAGCCCCCCTCTCTCGACCCCCCCCAGCCCTCTCGACTCCCTCAGCCCCCCCCTCTCGACCCCAGCCCTCTCTCGACCCCAGTCCCCCCTCTCTcgaccccagccccccccccctctcgaccccagcccccccccactctcgaccccagccccccccccactctcgaccccagcccccctctctctcaaccccagcccccccccccctctctcgaccccagccccccccccccctctctcgacCCCCTCAGCCCCCTCTCGACCCCAGCCCCCTCTCGACCCCAGCCCCCTCTCTCGACCCCAGCCCCCTCTCGACCCCAGCCCCCTCTCGACCCCAGCCCCCTCTCGACCCCAGCCCCCTCTCGACCCCAGCCCCCTCTCGACCCCAGCCCCCTCTCGACCCCAGCCCCCTCTCGACCCCAGCCCCCTCTCGACCCCAGCCCCCTCTCGACCCCAGCCCCCTCTCGACCCCAGCCCCCTCTCGACCCCAGCCCCCTCTCTCGACACACAACAAAAAAACTCGACAACTACCCTAATGACGTCACCAGCAAGGCGTCGTCACCTCCCAAACAATAAACGTAAATACGTCGTTTTTTTCTGTTTGATTTACCTTACATACGAAATACAGCTCTTAAACACCGTTTTCCCTCCGCGGTGTGTTTTATTTCCCCCCACTCACACACCCGCCTTAGACCTGAGCCGACAGACAAACACCCCCACCACTTCCTTATtcacgtatcctccccccccctctcgtctAGATACATGAATCATGTATCCATAAATCTCAGTATGTCTCACCTGTATCACCACAGGCAGCCGCCCGCTGCGACGGTGCTGAGGGCAGAGTCCCCGGGAAAAATTTGAAAAAACTATGCTGTTACGTTGGTGGAATGTTGTGATAACGTAATGTTAACGAACGTTTGGGTAACGTTTCTGTTTGAGTGGGCTTGAtttaagtcccccccccccccacctacccaATCATCTATTCCCCCGTGATCTCTTGAACTATTCGTGCATGTTTGTTACCCCTCTAAGGGGGTAGTTCCTCTATAAGGATCGACTCCTCTCTACTTTCAATTCTCAATCCACGTCAACTGCAGACAATCCACCGCAAGCTACTCTGGTCGAGCAACATCTGAAAAGCCAGTTTATGTGAAAAAGTCTTTTAGTCCAGTTAGGAATATCGTACTGAGGACAGCATGCGACACAGTAACTGCAGATAAAGCAGTTCAGGCAAGAGCCACATTACCTGTCTGAGGACAAGGAAATGAACTTGAGAGGACAAAAACTCTAAGCCAGGATAACTGTAACGTGGGAAACAAGAGGACAGAATAGGCGCTGGAGATTGGGAGACTCAAATGAAGGAACGGTGCCTAGCCGCATATTGGACCATTGGGGGATCGAACttcgacctgcaagaagcaataCCATCAGTATACCGACTAGTAAAAGTGCCTGAGAACACGCCAATCCAAATGTCGTgtcgttaacacacacacacacacacacacaccacacacacacacaccacacacaccacaccacacacacacacacacacacacacacacagctattctGTCCAGGACAATACCTCGGCCACCTGCCTCCCAGGGCGAGCCATTTGCACCTTCAAAGACCAGGAGAAGCTCGAGCAAATAGAACGTCATTTAAGAGTGGCACGTGTTTGGCTGCAGGCGACGGATGGTACCCATTCTTCTCTCTAGTgttctcctcttccacctcctcctATTCCTACCacttcttccttcctttctttcccCCTTTTAGCCTtttcttctcctctcttggcCTTCACACTCCCATATTTTCCTATCATATGTGTCCTCTAATTCCTTTCCAATTATTTATTtctcaatccttccttcctttctctctTTTCCCTGCTTTATTTGCCCCACTTCTTTCCTACCTTCCTTTCTCGCTAATTACTTTCCTCTCCCCCTTGTTTACTCCCCTTCCTCAGAGGTATTCTGGCTTTCCAAAAACATATTATTAAAATGAGGAAATCAAGAGCTTATTTGAGCAGTGTGGAGCTGAATGGTGAGGTCAGGCAGTGTTCAACCTGGCTGTGGTGAGCAGTGcttctgctgccccccccccagcagtgTCCAGGGCTTCTGCTGCTTACCCAGCAGTGTTTAGTGCTCCTGCTGCCTCTCTAGCAGTGTCTAGGGCTCCTGCTGCCTCTCTAGCAGTGTCTAGGGCTCCTGCTGCCTCTCTAGCAGTGTCTAGGGCTCCTGCTGCCTCTCTAGCAGTGTCTAGGGCTTCTGCTGCCTCCCCAGCAGTGTTTAATGCTTCTGCTGCCTCCCCCAGCAGTGTCCAGTGCTCCTGCTGCCTCCCCCAGCAGTGTCCAGTGCTTCTGCTGCCTCCCCCAGCAGTGTCCAGTGCTCCTGCTGCCTCTCTAGCAATGTCTAGGGCTCCTGCTGCATCTCCAGCAGTGTCTAGGGCTCCTGCTGCCTCTCTAGCAGTGTCTAGGGCTCCTGCTGCCTCTCTAGCAGTGTCTAGGGCTTCTGCTGCCTCCCCAGCAGTGTCCAGTGCTTCTGCTGCCTCCCCAGCAGTGTCCAGTGCTTCTGCTGCCTCCCCAGCAGTGTCCAGTGCTTCTGCTGCCTCCCCAGCAGTGTCCAGTGCTTCTGCTGCCTCCCCAGCAGTGTCTAGTGCTTCTGCTGCCTCCCCAGCAGTGTCCAGTGCTTCTGCTGCCTCCCCAGCAGTGTCCAGTGCTTCTGCTGCCTCCCCCAGCAGTGTCCAGTGCTTCTGCTGCCTCCCCCAGCAGTGTCCAGTGCTTCTGCTGCCTCCCCCAGCAGTGTCCAGTGCTTCTGCTGCCTCCCCCAGCAGTGTCCAGTGCTTCTGCTGCCTCCCCCAGCAGTGTCCAGTGCTCCTGCTGCCTCCCCCAGCAGTGTCCAGTGCTTCTGCTGCCTCCCCCAGCAGTGTCCAATGCTCCTGCTGCCTCTCTAGCAATGTCTAGTGCTTCTGCTGCCTCCCCAGCAGTGTCCAGTGctcctgctgcccccccccccaccagcagtgtCCAGGACATTCCTCCTTCCCTTCATTTTCCGTCTCACTCCG contains:
- the LOC123755512 gene encoding prophage side tail fiber protein homolog StfR-like; this encodes MAHQNSKTRKIEIGGGRAWKIACASGLSWVLNVSVDNASGPASVDNASVDNASGPASVDNASGPASVDNASGPASVDNASGPASVDNASGPASVDNAACGPKAAAEALDTAGEAAEALDTAGEAAEALDTAGEAAEALDTAGEAAEALDTAGEAAEALDTAGEAAEALDTAGEAAEALDTAREAAGALDTAREAAGALDTAGDAAGALDIAREAAGALDTAGGGSRSTGHCWGRQQEHWTLLGEAAEALNTAGEAAEALDTAREAAGALDTAREAAGALDTAREAAGALDTAREAAGALNTAG